The sequence AGTAAAATACAAAAGAAAAAAATCAGCAGCAGGAAAAGCCTATTTCCTTACCTCGGGCGTAATCTTTATCTGCCCTGCATGCCTGAAGTAAAGCGTTACTTCGCCTGTGGTGCCTTTTTTGAGGTTCTTTCTTAAATTTATAAACATTACGTGGTGCCCTCCCGGCTGAAACTTAAAGCTGGAGTTGGCCCC comes from Ignavibacteria bacterium and encodes:
- a CDS encoding copper chaperone PCu(A)C; this encodes GANSSFKFQPGGHHVMFINLRKNLKKGTTGEVTLYFRHAGQIKITPEVRK